A region of Paenibacillus thiaminolyticus DNA encodes the following proteins:
- a CDS encoding FAD:protein FMN transferase — protein MTQHRRLPLRSCLLLLAAFVLALGGCAKGNATNAGSASGASSIKQQTYFIFDTIVTVKIYDERAGDAQFKDIEAVLKEIDHKMNRQDKESEISKVQAASGKEAVAVSQDTFDIIATSLDYAKRTGGMFDPTVGPIVDLWGIGSENAKVPDPAELKQKLELVDYRDVTLNPDKREVKLEKEGMELDLGSIGKGYAADRIADYLRESGFESAIVDLGGNIFAVGPKPGGKDWIIGVQDPDETRGNQIGKMTVQNKTIVTSGVYERYFVENGKHYHHILDPMTGYPVENTLSSVTIVTSSSTHADALSTSTFALGLDEGMKFIESNPEAEAIFITTDHKVYCTPGIKDIFELTNSNYTIVKQ, from the coding sequence ATGACACAACATCGACGGCTGCCGCTCCGAAGCTGTCTCCTTCTGCTCGCGGCCTTCGTCCTCGCGCTTGGCGGATGCGCCAAGGGGAATGCGACGAACGCCGGATCCGCCTCCGGGGCGTCTTCGATCAAGCAGCAAACGTATTTTATTTTCGATACGATCGTGACGGTCAAAATATATGATGAACGGGCGGGAGACGCCCAATTCAAAGACATTGAAGCGGTCCTGAAGGAGATCGACCATAAAATGAACCGTCAGGACAAGGAGAGCGAAATCTCGAAAGTCCAAGCCGCTTCCGGCAAGGAAGCCGTGGCAGTCTCTCAGGATACGTTCGATATTATCGCCACCTCGCTGGACTATGCCAAGCGCACCGGAGGCATGTTCGATCCGACAGTCGGCCCGATCGTCGATCTGTGGGGCATCGGCTCGGAGAATGCCAAGGTTCCCGATCCTGCCGAATTGAAGCAGAAGCTGGAACTGGTCGACTACCGGGATGTCACCCTCAATCCGGACAAGCGGGAAGTGAAGCTCGAGAAGGAAGGCATGGAGCTTGACCTCGGCAGCATCGGCAAAGGCTATGCCGCTGACCGCATCGCGGATTATTTGCGCGAGTCAGGATTCGAGAGCGCGATCGTCGATCTCGGCGGTAACATTTTCGCCGTCGGGCCGAAGCCGGGCGGCAAGGATTGGATCATCGGGGTCCAGGATCCGGATGAGACACGCGGCAATCAGATCGGCAAAATGACGGTGCAGAACAAGACGATTGTCACCTCCGGCGTGTATGAACGGTATTTCGTCGAGAACGGCAAGCACTATCACCATATTCTGGACCCGATGACCGGGTATCCGGTCGAGAATACTCTGAGCAGCGTCACGATCGTGACAAGCAGCTCGACTCATGCCGATGCGCTGTCCACCTCGACATTCGCACTCGGACTGGACGAAGGGATGAAGTTCATCGAATCCAATCCGGAAGCCGAGGCCATTTTCATCACGACCGATCATAAAGTATACTGCACACCGGGCATTAAGGATATCTTCGAGTTGACGAATAGCAATTACACAATCGTCAAGCAGTAG